A region of the Apium graveolens cultivar Ventura chromosome 6, ASM990537v1, whole genome shotgun sequence genome:
CCTACAGGAACAGCTTAAGGAATCTCATGCCGCACTTTTGCTTGAGCAAGAAAGATCTGATATGGCAGCTAAAGAAGCCGACTCTGCTAAAGCAGCATGGCAATGTCGGGTGTGTTTGACTAATGAAGTTGACATTACGATAATTCCATGTGGTTATGTTCTATGTAGGCACTGCTCATCTGCTGCAACTGAGTGCCCTTTTTGTCGTCTCCAACTGCTGCTCTAATTTTACCATGAGACTGAAGTAGCTGTTTTAAGGTGCCGGTTAAGGTTTTTCGTTGGAACAGTGGACAGTTCTACCAGGACAAGCCATTGTAGTCTTGCCCTAATTTGTTACCATGCCATATATACGAGGCTTATTCCCTGTATCTATTTATAAAATTTCCCTTTCCGTACTCCCATTGAAAGCCGAAAAGTGGTAATTCTATAAATTATAGAGACAGGTGTGTGTATGTATAGGTTGTGTTGAAGATTTTAAAGTAGAGAGGGGTTTAGTCAATTTGGAGTGGGTGATATTGTTTGAGGGGGTAGTTGAAAGAGGAAAGAAAGATATGCACGTGAGTGTGTTTGTGCTGGTGATCCTCCTCGCGAATTAACATTAGCGCGCATATGCTCCTGGGAGGACTCCTCGCGTACCCCTTTATTTTTAATAAGCGAATCGAACCAGCTCAATACGCGAATTTCTGGATAATTTTTGTAAGAATTCCAAACTGTACTTGAATATAACTTTTAACCTGAGTTCTTAGATTTACTTCCAAATCAGACTCCAAATTAAATATCCAAGCCCATAGAAAATTTTCAATCTGAAGACGTATATAATTCTTGACCCCCTCATACAAATCCTATAAATATCACTTCCCGCTATTCATTATTCACATCTTCTCAAGAACAAAAATAGAGAAGACTTCAAGTGCAATCCAAGATCTACGAATTTTTTTTATAAGCAAAGTGTGCGCCTTTCGAGTTATTCGCGTTTACTTTGATCTTCATCTTCTTTATTAGGCTCCGTACAAGATTGGTAAATACAACCCTCTCAGCCTTTCACCTTTTTTTATTTATTTGCATAATCACCatagtttttaatttttatacCACATGTTCTTCATGCTTGCATAATCATTCACGTACATGCTTCATACATGCATATATGTTCATGTTGTTATTAAATCATCACCCCCATGTATTCATCTTGAGGAGAAGTGACAATGAGCATTCGTAACTCCATATGCAGCACATAAGGTCTGAAATTGTTGTAGGTATAGAGAGGCTGATGCAGGGCAACCCCCATTCCATTGACATAAACCGCAATCCTCACCTCCCAGATGAAAACTTTACTAGAGATAGTCACCCATACGCCTGGAGATTAAAGAAGATGACTCTCTCAAGCTCCAGCTCCTCTCGCCTTCCTTTATCTGTGACGCGACCCGTAACTAAAGGAAAAGCGTTAGGACAGTTCCACACTAAAAAGAGTGCTCATTCTTCTCAGGTCGTCCCACCACCACCTAATGAGGCACATGCTAAGGCACTCCAAGATGCAAGCTCCTACTCACCAAGGGGCTCTACTCATGCCAGGGACCCAACAAAAAGAGCCCTTTCTCATACTGAAATAACAAAAGAGAATTTCGAGAAGGAGGAAACAGATGAGGAGGGGTCCCCTAACACCAAGGAGTTAGAGGATGTCACCCGAACAGTTGACTTGTGCAACCATGATTACATTCCTGAGCTTTCTGATGGTGAAGCTTATGTACCCCCTAGGCAACCGATGCTCGAAGGGACTATGTATCCCAAGGGAAAGAAGAAGACTCATGGGCTCACACTTTGTTGCAAAGATCTCTCAACCAGCCTTAAACCACACATTCTAGCAAAGGCTGTTGAACGACATCAAGTTGAAGGCCGTGTTATTCTTCCTCAAAAGCATATGCGATGTTATCGCTTCAACCATAAGGAGAATGGGGGTAGGCCACCCCGCATGGTTTTTACCACCTCACTCCTTGAGCTTGGGGTTTCGTCGCCTCTCCACCCCTTCATTCGAGAGGTGTGCCAATATTTTAGGGTTGCTCCCATCCAGATCAATCCGAACAGTTATAGAATTATGATTGCACTCTACATCATGTATGATATTGAGGGATACCCCAAACTGACGGCTGAGCAACTCCACTACTTCGTCACTATAAAGCAATCTGGTGCTAAGGACTATGGCTATGTTTACTTCTCTGTCCGGCCCGAATTCTATGGAAAGAATTTAACCATTGGAAGTCCTAGCAATTCTGGAGATTGGAAAAGACCATACTTCTATATTTATGACGTGCCCCGCGTGCAGACCCATTTTAACATTAGTCTTGGTAAGTTTCTTCGAACTTAGTATCCTTTCATATATTCATTACTTTGCGCCTTGGCACTAATACACTTTATATCTCCCTGATTTGTCACAGATCAACCATTACGCCCCATACTTAAAGGCAAAGATAAGGAGAATGCAGACAACATAGTTAAACTTCCTGACGAGAAGAGAAACCTTCGGCTCGTACTTacaaaaaataatttaattcggTGTGGGTTTCGAAGACAAGAGGTGAAGACCTCAGAAAAGATTGTTGTCAACCCTCGTAGGAGCCAAACTGGTACCCGTTTCATTGACAAATAGAATGTTAGGCTATATAGTCTTCACATCACATGCGTTGCATGATAGCCCATATTAATTTGCTGCATTCCGTATCACTTGCATTGAATTATAATGCATTCACATGCTTACTTTATTGATTTTTCCTTGTATTGACGTAATTTTTTATTGATTGTACAGGCATGGCTTCCAGGAAGCCTCCCACGATCCCTTTCATGAGGAAGAAAGAGGTGGCGGGTGCTTCTGATAACCCTTCTCGTGATCGGGCAAGCTCCTCCTCCCTTGTGGGTGTAACTGCCCAGGATTCTCCTAAGCAAATAAGTTATACTGAGTATCTTCCACAACCATCTTCTCCACGTTCTTCTAGTAGAAAGAAGCCTGCTGAAATCATGATTACTCATGAAGAACCACCGCTAAAGCGGACCAAAGAAAACACCAGCTCTTCATTTAGTCCTCCTCCTGGACATGTTAGCCAGACCTTTGGAAAGTTGGCGCATGCCCATGTTGCAGAAGCTAGCATGTATGCTTGGTCACAGCAGTCCATGGAGGAGTCCAATGCTTCCATGACTAGAGCTATAACTAAGCTTTTCTATCATCAGACCACTCGTCACAAGGAGATTCGGGCCTTAGCTTCTTCAAATCGAGATATGAGCAAACAATTAGCGGCCCTTGAATCCATACTTGCGGAGACTCGGGCCAATGCCGAGGGCTCAGAAGACACTTGGAAGAAAAAGCTTGAGGATGCGACTGAGAAACTTAATAAAGAACTTCAAGATGAGAAATCAGCCAAAGAGAAGCTCAAGTTGGATCATGTTGCTGAGAAAGAGAAGACAGACTCCCAGCTAAAGGACCTTACAGACCGTGTTGCTAAGCTGGAGAGGGAAGCTAAAGATGCTGCTGATGCCCTCCCAATTACCATTAGTGAGGCTGAGGACAGGGGATCTGTTAACTTCATGAAAGTCTTCTTAGAAAAGATTGATGACTTTGATTGGTACAGGTTTGATGAAGAAACCAGGAAACTTGCTGATGACCTTAGGGAGGAGATGAGGAGGGGAGCGACTAAATGAGGCTCCTTGATCTCTTCTTTATTCCTCTCAGATTTTATCTACTAGACTCATTGGAGGTGTGAGCACTCCATTTATTTGCCTTGTACTTGTAGACTTGATTTCTTCGACTTATCTTGATGCTTTTTTGGAACCTTTATTGGCTTGATTTATTTATGCATCTTAATACAATAaagttgcaaaatattttatgatCACTTATGAGATGATAATTGTGGCAACGTGATTGTTGTCCACCAGCCTTGTGTTCCATGATGCTAGCGTGTAGGCCTTGCATCGAATCATTGGCATGCGCAGCACATTGTGATAGCATGTCTAGGTTTTCTTTTTAAGTCTTCTCAATATTTGCTAGCTCTTTCCAAGAGGATTAAAATAAATACGAGAGACATCATGTAATTATTTTCCATGTGTGGCTTTATCTTAGTCGTCACTTCATGAGTTAACATTAGATAGACTTATGGACGAGAATCCTGGATTGCAGTAGAGACCTCTTGGGGGCCTCCCAAAGCTTTACCCTAGATTCTTTTTCCTCGCATTGACATGCTGGCCTAGTTCCGAAAGTGCTTCGAATGCTAGAACACAAGTAAAATGACTTTAACAGTAAAAGTTAAAAATTTGAAGAATAAACCATGCATAGATAATAAGGGACGAAGCCCAATGTCATTACATCTATTAGGGGAGGCGTTTATATAACCACTACCCCCTAGACTGAGGATGTTATTTTATTCATACTAAGTCTTTAAATAAATAAGGCTACCAATTGATGAATTCCCACTACTGGTAGTATTTCCTGAGATGCTCCGCATTCCATGCTCGCGGAACAAGCTTGTCATTCATGTCTGTCAAGTGATAAGTGCCTTCCCAAAGTACAGATTTCACCTTGTAAGGACCTTCCCAATTTGCTCCAAAGACCCCATGACCCGGGACCTTGGTGTTTGGCATTACCctcctcaagactagatctcccaCCCGGAGGGGGCGGGTCTTCACTCTCCCATTATAGTGCCGCGCAGTCCGCTGTTGATAGGCTGCTAGCCTTGCTTGGGAGTCTTCTCTTGTTTCTTCAATCATATCCAGATAGAGCCTGTGATTAACCTCATTAGCTTTGGGGTCATAGTGATCTCTTCTAAATGAGCCTGACCCAACTTCCACGGGGACCATGGCCTCACACCCATAGGATAGAGAGAATGGGGTCTCTCCAGTTGTACTTCTTGGGGTAGTGTTGTAGGACCATAACACTTTTAGCAATTCCTCAGGCCAATTTCCTTTGCTTTCTTCGAGTTTACCCTTCAAGGTACGTTTGATAATTTTGTTGATAGCCTCCGTCTGCCCATTAGTTTGGGGATGACTAATAGCGGAAAAACCTTTTTTGATACCCAATGCCTCACAGAACTCCCGCATTTCCTTGCTGTCAAATTGCTTCCCATTATCTGAAATAAGTTGATAAGGGATCCCGTACCTGCATACAATGGCCCTGTAGACAAAGTCCTTGAGTTTCTTCGCGGTGATAGTGGCAAGGGGCTCAGCCTCGGCCCACTTGGTAAAGTAGTCCACTGCGACAACTGCATACTTAACTCCTCCTTTTGCTTTGGGAAGCTCCCCTATGAGATctatcccccacatagcaaagggccAAGGACTCATAAGAGAAGTGAGATGAGTGGCCGGAACGTTGCTGAAGTTGGCATACCTTTGGCACTTATCACATGCCCTGGAGAATTCAAAAGCATCTTTTTTTAGAGTAGGCCAATAATAACCCTGTCTGAGAATCTTTTGGGCTAgcgagctaccccccgagtgattgccacatatgccttcatgcaCCTCCCTTAGGATGTAACTACATTCTTCTCCGCCTACACACCTCAGTAGTGGTGTGTTGAAGCCCCTTCTATAAAGAATCTCATCATAGATGACATAACGGGCCACCTGATACTTGACCCTTCTAGCCTCCTTCTTTTCTTGGGGAAGAGTGCCTGTCTTGACATAGTCCCAAATTGGAGTCATCCATGTTCGCCCCAAAGCAGCAATCTCAAAAGTAAATTCTTCAGGAACACTGGGTTTGTTTTGAATTTCGAGAGGGATGACTCCAAGTAAGGTGGCCTCTCGTTGAGAGCCCAATTTGGCCAATGCATCAGCCCCTGTATTTTCATCCCTTGAGATGTGCTCCACTCTCACTTCGTTAAAAAGTTTGATGATTCTTTGTGCACATTTGAGATATAGTTCAGTTCGGGGTCCCCTAGCCTGCCATCCACAACCAATATGGTGGGTGACCAACATTGAGTCACTGTAAACATTAAGATTCTCCACCCTCATCTCCAGAGCTAGTTTGAGGTCTATAATGAGAGCCTCGTAttcagcatcattgttggttgcCTTGAAGGTAAAATGGATAGCACTTCGCAACTTGTGCCCTTCGGGGGTTATTAGTTCTATCCCGGCTCCTGATCCTTCATTGTTAACAGCCCCATCAACGTATAGATCCCACCATGGGGTACAATTCTGCTTATTATCGAAGGGTTCATCTACCCCTGGGACTGCTATGAGAGCCGTAGAGTCTTCCACGGATTGAGGGGGGAACTCAAGTATGAAGTCGGCCAACGCTTGGCCCTTCAAAGCACCTCGAGGCTTGTATTCTACATCAAATTGACTGAGCTCAACTGTCCACTTAAGAAGCCTTCCTAACGTCTCAGGCTTGTGCATGACCTGCCTCAAGGGGTAGGCAGTTCGTATttcaattttatgagcctgaaagtagggCCTTAGCTTGCGTGAGGCCAATATGAGAGCATATGCCAACTTTTCCATGTTAGAATATCTAGTCTCGGCATCCAGCATTCTTTTACTAACATAGTAGACTGGGTATTGAACCCCTTCCTCCTCACGAATGAGCACAGCACTGATAGCATGTTCTGAAACAGCAAGATAGATAATAAGGGTCTCCCCCACCTTGGGTTTTGAGAGGAGGGGAGGCTTCCCTAGGTGTTCCTTAATCTTTTGAAAGGCCTCCTCGCATTCAGGAGTCCACTCGAATTTCTTTCCAACTTTTTTGATGGCCTTGAAAAACTCATGACACTTGTCAGATGACTTAGAAACAAAACGGTTCAAGGCAGCTATCCTCCCTGTGAGACTTTGGACCTCCTTGACATTCCGAGGAGACCTCATGTTCATCAATGCCTGAATTTTTGCTGGGTTGGCCTCTATTCCTCTGTGGTTTACAATGAAGCCAAGGAATTTTCCGGACTCTACTCCAAACACACATTTCTGGGGATTGAGCTTCATTCTATATTTTCTCAAGATGTCAAACATTTCGGTCAAGTGATCAATATGATCGGAGGCCTTTCTAGACTTAACCAGCATGTCATCcacatagacctccatggtcttcccaattTGCCTTTCAaacatcatgttcaccaatctttgATAAGTGGCTCCTGCGTTGAGGAGACCAAAGGGCATCCCGATGTAGCAGTAGAGACCTCTATCCGTGATAAAAGACGTATGATCCTGATCAGGGCCATATATGGGGAtttgattataccctgaataagCATCCATGAAACTAAGGAGCGCATGACCTGCTGTAGCATCTACTAGCTGATCAATCCTTGGCAAAGGAAAACTATCCTTTGGACATGCCTTGTTAAGATCCGTGAAGTCGACGcatgtcctccacttcccattcggTTTTTTTACCAATACCGGATTTGCTAGCCACATAGGGTAGAAAGATTCTCTGACCAACCCTGCTTGGAGAAGTCTGTCCACTTCTTCTTTGAGAGCCTCAGCTCGCTCCCCACTAATAGGTCGCCTTTTATGCCTCACTCCTTTTTTATCAGGATCAATGTTAAGCCGATGACACATCACATTGGGGTCGATCCCCACCATATCAGCATGAGACCAAGCGAACACATCTAAGTTTGCTTTGAGAAAGATGGTATGCTTTTCTCTAAGTTCCGGGGACAATTGAGAGCCAATTTTGAGGACTTTAGAAGAGTCATGTGCATCTACTAAAATAGAAATTGTGTCCTCAGCTGCTCCTGCTCTTTCAACATGCTCTGGGATACGTGGATCGAGATCGATGTTAAGATCCTTCACAATGCTAGGCTCCCCTATTTCCTGCATAGTGACCCCTGAGGCGGGTTCAAGTTCAGAAGTGAATGTAGTATCGAGAGTGATTATTCCAGGAAGGTCTACCAATGCAGATGTCTCCTTGAGAGCCCCTTTTCCCTTTAGGGCTCTCATAGCAATCTGTTCAGGGGTCTCGTCTTCATCACTTGCTTCCTCAATAATACCTTCTTGGAGAATCATGACTGGTTGAGAGGCTTCCATCATGATAGCCCCAGGGAGAGGCTCCACCTGTACACCTAAGCCTTCGAAATATCCGTCTGGGAGCTCTTCAATGGAGATAATGTTCACGGTCCCTTTCCTTTTTTTAGATCCCTCACAATCTTCCATTTCTACATCATCTGAACAAGAGACGCGCCCTTTGGAGGCTGCTTTCAATGCTTTATTGTAGCAGTCTCTTGAGTCATACTGAGTTCCTCGGACACATCCCACCCCATGGGGGGTTGGAAATTTCATGGAGAGAGCATGGATGGAATTTActatcttcatcattttcaagaTTGGCCTCCCAATGATGGCATTATAGGCACATGGTTGATCAACAACTGTAAATTCAGCCACATGAGTTGCCGTGCAGGGCTCATCACCAAGGGTGATAGGCAGCTTTATGAGCCCCTTTATGCCAATCGAGTTTCCTGTGAAGCCATAGAGATGTCCCGCTGTTGGTGACAAATCTTTATCGAGAAAACCCATCTTCTTATAAACATCATAAGTGAGAACATCGGCTGAACTTCCAGTATCTACGAAGACCCGATGAATGTTGGTGGTACCGATCTTAGCCTTTACTACCAAGGCATCAGAATGTGGGTGATGAACCCATTTCGCGTCTTCCCTAGTAAATATGATGTCTTCGTCTTCCCCTTCAAAATATTGTGGAGGACGATCCGCTAGATGATAAACATTAGTGAGAGGGAGCCCCTTAGCCTCGCGGGCGTATCTTTCCATTGCCTTATTACTGTTCCCCCCTATATGAGGCCCTCCCATGATCACATGTATGCTGTTCTCTCGTGTGCCTCTTGCTGAGGGCTCATCATTTTTGTCAACTGGCGGGGGCACTTCATGGTAGCCAACTCCTCCTGTCTTGTACTTTTTTACTTCTCGCACAACCCATTCAGTGAGCTTGTCATTACGAATCAGGTCCTCTATCTGCTCCTTCAGTTTCCAACAATCTGCGGTCTCATGCCCAGTCTGCTCATGAAAAGCACAATATTTTTTGGTGTCTTTGGTTCCAAATCTATTCATTTTAGGAGGCTTCTTGAACATGCCCTTATTCGAATTTACAGCATATATATGTTCAATGGAAGCGACCAAGGGAGTGTAAGTGGGCTCCCTCCTGTCCCCCGTCCTTCCTCGCTGTGGGGACCTTTCCCTTGCATTTCGGTCCCTCCTAGGGCTCTCACTGCGATCTCTACCATTTCTTTTTGGACTCCAAGACATCTTTC
Encoded here:
- the LOC141664884 gene encoding uncharacterized protein LOC141664884; this translates as MTNFKHRKGINQEVETESPEGHPPKSLERPLDKKTLNVKIPTKKTLIISGPPPIGSSKGPNDLEDPKSTGGETPITPSPGNEEVLSYLERIGAQLEDMGKRVGKVEQSRSGLKKKKKRGRKFAKGAKGGSTKKKLIDDFNEEDEGETHETDGDGEKKGNESQGQASSELRPTSVFNRIGVQLTKNDLRLKLEKMKAERQKRGPPSHDHGSERPPSHREGVRSSQRDPERSVPKKRGSVHNEEGHSSATAKPPSKAPPNVRIGDLKIEELKKLMDKMDADKNVINTMGTFSPFTKEIRTAPLPPGFRTNPDLTFKGDTDPAAYLIRFNTEMEVYQVSLEARCRLFAASLRGSAQQWFSKLGAHVTIDSWEQFADIFIKQFQSSMLYAPPVATLANIRQREGETLQDYFIRFNAEVPRVRDASEEAVKNFLIAGLREGTKFWKHMQAQTPSTLADFHAQAEPFKWIEKSMQDLKKSGGSSSSNNKGRGSKRKMSWSPKRNGRDRSESPRRDRNARERSPQRGRTGDRREPTYTPLVASIEHIYAVNSNKGMFKKPPKMNRFGTKDTKKYCAFHEQTGHETADCWKLKEQIEDLIRNDKLTEWVVREVKKYKTGGVGYHEVPPPVDKNDEPSARGTRENSIHVIMGGPHIGGNSNKAMERYAREAKGLPLTNVYHLADRPPQYFEGEDEDIIFTREDAKWVHHPHSDALVVKAKIGTTNIHRVFVDTGSSADVLTYDVYKKMGFLDKDLSPTAGHLYGFTGNSIGIKGLIKLPITLGDEPCTATHVAEFTVVDQPCAYNAIIGRPILKMMKIVNSIHALSMKFPTPHGVGCVRGTQYDSRDCYNKALKAASKGRVSCSDDVEMEDCEGSKKRKGTVNIISIEELPDGYFEGLGVQVEPLPGAIMMEASQPVMILQEGIIEEASDEDETPEQIAMRALKGKGALKETSALVDLPGIITLDTTFTSELEPASGVTMQEIGEPSIVKDLNIDLDPRIPEHVERAGAAEDTISILVDAHDSSKVLKIGSQLSPELREKHTIFLKANLDVFAWSHADMVGIDPNVMCHRLNIDPDKKGVRHKRRPISGERAEALKEEVDRLLQAGLVRESFYPMWLANPVLVKKPNGKWRTCVDFTDLNKACPKDSFPLPRIDQLVDATAGHALLSFMDAYSGYNQIPIYGPDQDHTSFITDRGLYCYIGMPFGLLNAGATYQRLVNMMFERQIGKTMEVYVDDMLVKSRKASDHIDHLTEMFDILRKYRMKLNPQKCVFGVESGKFLGFIVNHRGIEANPAKIQALMNMRSPRNVKEVQSLTGRIAALNRFVSKSSDKCHEFFKAIKKVGKKFEWTPECEEAFQKIKEHLGKPPLLSKPKVGETLIIYLAVSEHAISAVLIREEEGVQYPVYYVSKRMLDAETRYSNMEKLAYALILASRKLRPYFQAHKIEIRTAYPLRQVMHKPETLGRLLKWTVELSQFDVEYKPRGALKGQALADFILEFPPQSVEDSTALIAVPGVDEPFDNKQNCTPWWDLYVDGAVNNEGSGAGIELITPEGHKLRSAIHFTFKATNNDAEYEALIIDLKLALEMRVENLNVYSDSMLVTHHIGCGWQARGPRTELYLKCAQRIIKLFNEVRVEHISRDENTGADALAKLGSQREATLLGVIPLEIQNKPSVPEEFTFEIAALGRTWMTPIWDYVKTGTLPQEKKEARRVKYQVARYVIYDEILYRRGFNTPLLRCVGGEECSYILREVHEGICGNHSGGSSLAQKILRQGYYWPTLKKDAFEFSRACDKCQRYANFSNVPATHLTSLMSPWPFAMWGIDLIGELPKAKGGVKYAVVAVDYFTKWAEAEPLATITAKKLKDFVYRAIVCRYGIPYQLISDNGKQFDSKEMREFCEALGIKKGFSAISHPQTNGQTEAINKIIKRTLKGKLEESKGNWPEELLKVLWSYNTTPRSTTGETPFSLSYGCEAMVPVEVGSGSFRRDHYDPKANEVNHRLYLDMIEETREDSQARLAAYQQRTARHYNGRVKTRPLRVGDLVLRRVMPNTKVPGHGVFGANWEGPYKVKSVLWEGTYHLTDMNDKLVPRAWNAEHLRKYYQ